In a genomic window of Planctomycetota bacterium:
- the nadB gene encoding L-aspartate oxidase, with the protein MKSPEYLISFDTNKLPSFITDVLVVGSGMAGLRAAIESSKTHNVILASKNSLAECNTYYAQGGIASQIDQPKLVSSHIADTIEHSYGLSDPHIVKEIIRRGIPLVRQLIAWGVKFDRKSDGPDMTREGGHKLARILHSGGDATGKNIHQTLLEKVKSIPNITALDYTFIIDILTCPERPNECCGALIYSQKTGQTSVIWAKKTIIASGGAGQLYRESTNPDVTTGDGLSIAYRKGAQLQDIEFIQFHPTALYVAGASRLLISESVRGEGGILRDKSGKRFMTDYHPLAELAPRDVVSRAIINQMKLTKDTNVYLDLKHLSAAFIEKRFPSLSKLCRDFGIDVKKDMIPVRPSAHYLIGGIKIGLRGHTGIRNLFAAGECASSSFHGANRLGSNSLLESLVIGYLAGATASDEISSDKPISPSHISFRRNNPFGEGNGQEHLLERTGWHIPPKHPHIEVDIPDLRNSLQSLMWYNVGLERTADGLKQALAKIDYWSGYCLLNEFNTPQGWEVQNMLILARLLTQSARLRQESRGVHYRTDYPKTLEKWKKHTVV; encoded by the coding sequence ATGAAATCGCCCGAATACCTTATTTCCTTCGATACCAACAAACTGCCCTCGTTCATCACCGATGTGCTGGTCGTGGGCAGCGGCATGGCCGGCTTGAGGGCCGCCATCGAATCATCCAAGACCCATAATGTCATCCTGGCCAGTAAGAATTCGCTGGCCGAATGTAATACCTACTACGCCCAGGGCGGCATCGCATCCCAGATTGACCAGCCCAAACTGGTCTCGTCGCACATTGCCGATACCATCGAGCATTCCTACGGACTGTCCGACCCGCATATTGTCAAGGAAATAATCAGGCGCGGCATCCCGCTGGTCCGGCAGCTCATTGCCTGGGGCGTCAAGTTCGACCGCAAAAGCGACGGCCCGGACATGACCCGTGAGGGCGGCCATAAACTGGCCCGCATCCTCCATTCCGGCGGCGATGCCACCGGCAAGAACATCCACCAAACCCTGCTGGAGAAAGTAAAATCAATACCCAACATCACTGCCCTGGATTATACATTTATCATAGACATCCTCACCTGCCCCGAAAGGCCCAATGAATGCTGCGGCGCGCTGATATACAGCCAGAAAACCGGACAGACATCGGTCATCTGGGCCAAAAAGACCATCATCGCCTCGGGCGGCGCCGGACAACTCTACCGCGAATCCACTAATCCGGATGTGACAACCGGCGACGGATTAAGTATTGCCTATCGCAAGGGCGCGCAACTCCAGGACATCGAATTCATCCAGTTCCATCCGACCGCGCTCTATGTGGCCGGGGCCAGCCGGCTGCTCATCTCCGAATCGGTCCGGGGCGAAGGCGGCATCCTGCGCGATAAATCCGGCAAACGGTTTATGACCGACTATCACCCGCTGGCCGAACTGGCGCCGCGCGACGTGGTCTCGCGCGCCATCATCAACCAGATGAAACTGACCAAGGACACCAATGTCTATCTGGACCTGAAGCATTTATCAGCCGCCTTCATCGAAAAACGGTTCCCATCCTTAAGCAAACTCTGCCGCGACTTCGGCATCGACGTAAAGAAGGATATGATTCCTGTCCGGCCCAGCGCCCACTACCTGATCGGCGGCATCAAGATTGGCTTACGCGGACACACCGGCATCAGGAACCTCTTTGCGGCCGGCGAATGCGCCTCGTCCTCATTCCACGGCGCCAATCGGCTGGGCAGTAATTCACTGCTGGAATCGCTGGTCATCGGCTACCTGGCCGGCGCAACCGCATCAGACGAGATATCATCGGACAAGCCGATTTCACCCAGCCATATCAGTTTCCGGCGTAATAACCCCTTTGGCGAAGGCAATGGTCAGGAGCACCTACTGGAGCGCACCGGGTGGCATATTCCGCCCAAGCATCCGCATATTGAGGTCGATATCCCGGACCTCAGGAACTCGCTCCAGAGTCTGATGTGGTATAATGTCGGCCTGGAGCGCACGGCCGACGGTCTGAAACAAGCCCTGGCCAAGATTGATTACTGGTCCGGGTATTGCCTGCTCAA
- a CDS encoding FHA domain-containing protein has translation MPSLKMVNGPDKKIIGEVKVEFIGGNKFVIGRDAKNNLVLNGDVKCSRHHVEIFTKGSEYYIRDLNSRNGTLLNGLKIKPTPEGDGEKLINGTNITIGNSYFEYIAEESDAAPAGQVKFTPAPPDEKEGSSVGGDTVEINLDEEEEKKHGANFIGKKLSSKHLTNIYEIARIIATEKSLTPMVERIVKFASVATRAKTGYFILLEKKTDKISSMAAWPKELAAQIPKVSKTIVKRVIQYTRPILTSDAMLDGRFSSSDSIASGDIRSAICVPVIKMPSYDAVLYLENISLDKPFNEDDLEIASAIGIQAGLAMVSIMASDKSKRILMSMVKVLVSSVEMKDMSIQGHSERVANYASAIAQHLGMTPYEISQVQLAALLHDIGKLAATSTAKEEHIYAAEKLLSQIPDLGDVLPAIKYHHERIDGTGFPYQIKDLPLIARIVSVSNTLDNLVTRGGVKGIGLPIRDALTEIEHQSGKEFDPGVVNALIASYNDGSLFKSTKLFEDSL, from the coding sequence ATGCCGTCCCTTAAAATGGTCAATGGCCCGGACAAGAAGATTATCGGAGAGGTAAAGGTGGAATTCATCGGCGGCAACAAATTCGTCATCGGCCGCGATGCCAAGAACAATCTGGTCCTGAACGGCGACGTCAAGTGTTCCCGCCACCATGTTGAGATATTCACCAAAGGCAGCGAATACTATATCCGGGACCTGAATAGCCGCAACGGCACGCTGTTAAACGGCCTTAAAATAAAACCCACGCCGGAAGGCGACGGCGAAAAACTCATCAACGGCACCAACATCACCATCGGCAACAGTTACTTTGAATACATAGCCGAGGAATCTGATGCCGCGCCGGCCGGACAGGTGAAATTCACCCCCGCCCCGCCGGATGAAAAAGAAGGCTCCAGCGTGGGCGGCGATACCGTGGAAATAAACCTGGACGAGGAGGAGGAAAAGAAACACGGGGCCAATTTCATCGGCAAGAAACTCTCATCCAAGCACCTGACCAACATCTACGAAATCGCCCGCATCATCGCCACCGAAAAGAGCCTAACCCCGATGGTCGAGCGCATCGTTAAATTCGCCTCGGTCGCCACCCGGGCCAAGACCGGATATTTCATCCTACTGGAGAAAAAGACCGACAAGATTTCATCCATGGCCGCCTGGCCCAAGGAACTGGCGGCCCAAATACCCAAGGTCAGCAAGACCATCGTAAAAAGGGTCATCCAATACACCCGCCCGATTCTCACCTCGGACGCCATGCTGGACGGCCGGTTTTCCTCCAGCGACAGTATCGCTTCGGGCGACATCCGCTCGGCCATCTGCGTGCCGGTCATCAAGATGCCCAGCTATGACGCCGTGCTGTACCTGGAAAACATCTCGCTGGACAAGCCGTTCAATGAAGACGACCTGGAAATCGCCAGCGCCATCGGCATCCAGGCCGGGCTGGCCATGGTCTCCATTATGGCCTCGGATAAATCAAAACGCATCCTGATGTCCATGGTCAAGGTCTTAGTCTCCAGCGTTGAGATGAAGGACATGAGCATCCAGGGCCATTCCGAACGGGTGGCCAATTACGCCTCGGCTATTGCCCAGCATCTGGGCATGACTCCGTATGAAATCTCCCAGGTCCAGCTGGCCGCCCTGCTGCACGATATCGGCAAGCTGGCCGCCACCTCGACCGCCAAGGAGGAACACATCTACGCCGCCGAGAAACTCTTGAGCCAGATACCGGATTTGGGCGACGTCCTACCGGCCATCAAATACCACCACGAACGGATTGACGGCACCGGATTCCCCTACCAGATTAAGGATTTGCCGCTGATTGCCAGGATTGTCAGCGTATCAAACACCCTGGACAACCTGGTCACCCGGGGCGGCGTCAAGGGCATCGGCCTGCCCATCCGGGACGCCCTGACCGAGATTGAGCACCAAAGCGGCAAGGAATTCGACCCGGGCGTGGTCAATGCCCTGATTGCCAGTTACAACGACGGCTCGCTCTTCAAGAGCACCAAGCTGTTCGAGGACTCACTCTAA
- a CDS encoding ABC transporter ATP-binding protein produces MAGPHILKIENISRSFKADGRTLEILKDISLDIKAGEILAIAGPSGAGKSTLLHIMGLLDRPTSGRVLFRDKDLYTLPGAEQARLRNSSVAFIFQFYHLVPELNILENILLPHMISNSILGWQIRRHALKDKAKSLIAKLGLTERVFHRPNQLSGGEQQRVAIARALVTDPEIILCDEPTGNLDTNATLEIQNLISELNRQEGKTFVIVTHNENIARWSHRMIHLVDGRITNPEV; encoded by the coding sequence ATGGCTGGACCCCATATACTTAAAATAGAAAACATCTCGCGCTCCTTTAAGGCCGACGGCCGGACGCTGGAAATACTGAAAGATATTTCCCTGGACATTAAGGCCGGCGAGATACTGGCCATTGCCGGACCGTCCGGCGCGGGAAAAAGCACTCTGCTGCATATTATGGGACTGCTGGACCGGCCCACCTCGGGCCGGGTGCTCTTCCGGGATAAAGACCTCTATACACTGCCCGGCGCGGAACAGGCCCGGCTGCGGAATTCCTCAGTCGCCTTCATCTTCCAGTTCTATCACCTGGTCCCGGAACTGAATATACTGGAAAACATATTGTTGCCCCACATGATATCTAATTCCATCCTGGGCTGGCAGATCCGGCGCCATGCCCTCAAAGACAAAGCCAAGTCATTGATTGCCAAATTGGGCCTGACCGAGCGGGTCTTCCACCGGCCCAACCAGCTCTCCGGCGGCGAACAGCAGCGGGTGGCCATTGCCCGGGCCCTGGTGACCGACCCGGAAATAATCCTGTGCGATGAGCCGACCGGCAATCTTGACACCAACGCCACCCTGGAAATCCAGAATTTAATATCCGAATTAAATAGACAGGAAGGCAAGACATTTGTAATAGTCACCCATAATGAAAATATCGCCCGGTGGTCGCACCGGATGATACATTTAGTGGATGGACGAATAACCAACCCGGAGGTTTAA
- a CDS encoding ABC transporter permease codes for MYKLFLAWRYLLSRKIIFLAIGGIAVGVMALIVVTSVMGGFSREMLERIKGTTAHLNVTSQESYFIDDAPQVMEAIKQVDGVVAYAPRLEWGALLGGGLNFVQIIGIEPRMENQVNKYEKYLLHGTPLDFPDKTDSGLQPAIAGNHLAASTDRTISLTSLKLHALITSPVHQNFQIVGRFSTGMFEYDGNVYIPLKTAQDFLGIPNGVTKICIAIRDYRDVEQVRARLDEALKPFGVFQLKTWEEEKQTLLRAVATEKNINAFLLFFIVIVAAFNILALLTMRVVEKTKDIGVLISLGGRPSGVMWLFLWQGFLISFVGSLLGVIAGYSLAANLNHVEDFIYKHSGWKLFPPDIYYLDRIPSEISYPTIVIIIIATVSVSLLFSIYPAIKAARLNPVDALRYE; via the coding sequence ATGTATAAGTTATTCCTGGCCTGGCGGTATCTCCTGAGCCGGAAGATAATATTCCTGGCCATCGGCGGCATTGCCGTCGGCGTGATGGCGCTGATAGTGGTCACCTCGGTGATGGGCGGATTCTCGCGCGAGATGCTGGAACGCATCAAGGGCACCACGGCCCATCTTAATGTCACCAGCCAGGAGAGTTATTTCATAGACGACGCCCCGCAGGTAATGGAGGCCATCAAGCAGGTGGACGGCGTGGTCGCCTATGCCCCGCGCCTGGAATGGGGCGCGCTACTGGGCGGCGGCCTGAACTTCGTCCAGATTATCGGCATCGAGCCCCGGATGGAAAACCAGGTCAATAAATACGAGAAATACCTGCTCCACGGCACACCGCTCGATTTCCCGGATAAAACCGACAGCGGACTGCAGCCGGCCATCGCCGGCAACCATCTGGCCGCCTCGACCGACCGGACGATATCCTTGACCTCGCTTAAATTACATGCGCTGATAACCTCTCCGGTGCACCAGAACTTCCAGATAGTCGGCCGGTTCAGCACCGGCATGTTCGAGTATGACGGCAATGTTTACATCCCGCTCAAAACCGCCCAGGATTTCCTGGGCATTCCCAACGGCGTGACCAAAATATGCATCGCCATTAGGGACTACCGCGATGTGGAACAGGTCCGGGCCCGGCTTGACGAGGCGTTAAAACCGTTCGGCGTATTCCAGTTAAAAACCTGGGAAGAAGAAAAGCAGACGCTGCTCCGGGCCGTGGCCACCGAGAAAAACATCAATGCCTTCCTGCTGTTCTTTATCGTCATCGTGGCCGCCTTTAATATCCTGGCGCTACTAACCATGCGGGTGGTGGAAAAGACCAAAGACATCGGCGTGCTGATATCCCTGGGCGGCCGGCCATCCGGCGTGATGTGGCTCTTCCTCTGGCAGGGTTTCTTGATTTCATTCGTCGGCAGCCTGCTCGGCGTTATCGCCGGCTATTCCCTGGCCGCCAACCTTAACCACGTGGAGGATTTTATCTATAAGCACAGCGGGTGGAAACTCTTCCCGCCGGATATCTATTACCTGGATAGGATACCCTCGGAAATAAGTTACCCGACCATTGTAATTATCATTATTGCCACGGTGTCAGTCAGTTTATTATTCAGCATCTATCCGGCCATAAAAGCGGCCCGCTTGAATCCGGTTGATGCATTAAGATATGAATAG
- the sppA gene encoding signal peptide peptidase SppA, producing MESVKNDNMSKPKSRLSFWLSVIFGVGLALSVLLNIILFIMVVAKFSTMSGFQDLQDRRYRERVVGGETGSDNKILLLPISGVIMSGGESSGFWGAASDPVQTVRDVLKRAESDRYVKAIILDINSPGGGVTASDNIHRELKRFKAKRPDVIIVSYLGEVAASGGYYVAMPSNRIVVHPTSITGSIGVIASMLNVEGLFQKIGLRSEVIKSADKKDIFSGTRPMTKEERAIMQAMIDEMYHRFVGIVVEGRPNLTRSEILKLADGRIYTGEQAVKNGLADESGDREDAFEAAKKLAKIADARLVQYQKRHDFWEIFEAAASFQPQGLNDNIKSILLERNTPHLLYLWQME from the coding sequence ATGGAATCCGTGAAGAATGATAACATGTCAAAGCCTAAGAGTAGGTTAAGTTTCTGGTTGTCTGTAATCTTTGGTGTCGGTCTGGCCTTGAGCGTCCTGCTTAACATCATTCTTTTCATTATGGTGGTAGCCAAATTCTCCACTATGTCCGGGTTCCAGGATTTACAAGACCGGAGATACCGTGAACGGGTGGTGGGCGGCGAGACCGGATCCGATAATAAGATTCTGCTCCTGCCGATTAGCGGGGTGATTATGTCCGGCGGCGAGAGTTCCGGTTTCTGGGGCGCCGCGTCAGACCCGGTCCAGACCGTGCGCGATGTCCTGAAAAGGGCGGAAAGCGACAGGTATGTCAAGGCGATTATCCTGGACATCAACAGCCCGGGCGGCGGCGTGACCGCTTCCGATAACATCCACCGGGAACTCAAGCGGTTCAAGGCCAAACGGCCGGACGTGATTATCGTTTCCTATCTGGGTGAAGTGGCCGCTTCAGGCGGGTATTATGTGGCTATGCCGAGTAACCGGATTGTGGTGCACCCGACCTCGATTACCGGCAGTATCGGAGTGATTGCTTCAATGCTTAATGTCGAAGGGCTATTCCAGAAAATAGGCCTGAGGTCAGAGGTTATCAAATCAGCCGATAAGAAGGATATTTTTTCCGGCACCCGGCCGATGACCAAAGAGGAACGGGCTATCATGCAGGCCATGATAGACGAAATGTATCATCGGTTCGTCGGCATAGTTGTTGAGGGCCGGCCGAACCTGACCCGATCGGAGATTCTTAAACTGGCGGACGGGCGGATTTATACCGGTGAACAGGCCGTAAAGAACGGGCTGGCCGATGAATCAGGCGACCGCGAGGATGCCTTTGAGGCGGCCAAGAAATTGGCCAAAATTGCCGATGCCCGGCTGGTCCAGTATCAGAAACGCCACGATTTCTGGGAGATATTCGAAGCGGCGGCCTCGTTCCAGCCGCAAGGCCTTAATGACAATATTAAGAGTATTCTTCTGGAGCGGAATACTCCCCATTTATTATATCTTTGGCAGATGGAGTAG
- a CDS encoding DUF2520 domain-containing protein, producing MGYLLNHSGKYKVVGVWDRKLNNARQATRFIGNGARIYRDKAAAVQPADIIFITTPDGAIQDVCRAIFSGGRIYRDKIVIHCSGSQPSDILKSAMQHHNVHIASLHPMQTFANKPETVRSFKGTYCAYEGQRKAMPIVRNIISALGGKPVEIKAKDKTLYHIGCVFASNYLVTLIKASQDFMRKCEFKDKDILQAIRPLVDSSIKNIMTIGPASALTGPISRGDVLTIKNHLKAIRKNMRHYLPLYRELGRHTVWIALDKKSINKSQGRRLKRGLR from the coding sequence GTGGGTTACCTATTAAATCATTCCGGCAAATATAAAGTAGTCGGGGTTTGGGACCGAAAATTAAATAATGCCCGGCAGGCCACAAGGTTTATCGGCAATGGTGCCAGGATTTATAGAGACAAGGCAGCGGCGGTCCAGCCGGCTGATATCATCTTTATCACCACGCCGGACGGCGCCATCCAGGATGTCTGCCGCGCGATTTTCTCAGGCGGGCGCATATACCGCGATAAAATTGTCATCCATTGCAGCGGCAGCCAGCCATCTGATATTCTTAAGAGTGCCATGCAGCACCATAACGTGCACATTGCATCGCTTCATCCAATGCAGACCTTCGCCAATAAACCGGAAACAGTCCGGAGTTTCAAAGGGACTTATTGCGCCTATGAAGGCCAGCGTAAGGCCATGCCGATAGTCCGGAATATCATCAGCGCCTTGGGCGGAAAACCAGTCGAGATTAAGGCCAAGGATAAGACGCTCTATCATATCGGGTGCGTCTTTGCCTCTAATTACCTGGTTACCCTGATAAAAGCATCGCAGGACTTCATGAGGAAGTGCGAATTTAAGGACAAGGATATATTGCAAGCCATCCGGCCACTGGTTGATTCAAGCATTAAGAATATAATGACCATCGGTCCGGCCTCGGCGCTGACCGGTCCGATTAGCCGGGGCGATGTGCTGACTATAAAGAATCACTTGAAGGCAATCAGGAAAAATATGAGGCATTATCTGCCTTTATACCGGGAACTAGGCCGGCATACGGTGTGGATTGCCTTGGATAAGAAGAGCATTAATAAATCGCAGGGGCGGCGATTGAAAAGGGGGTTGAGATGA
- a CDS encoding shikimate kinase: MNIILVGFRGTGKTSVGELLAREIKWKFVDADQYIEKRYGFMIAELFEKQGESLFRMLESDVINELCKLDSHVIAAGGGAVLKYKNVKNLKRNGMVFLLEADCDVVYQRIMKDDKAGKTRPRLTRKNMYDEIKSLMEFRVPYYKQAADYTINTTKSNPKGVVHNICEILRTKSIIPYTTD, translated from the coding sequence ATGAATATCATTTTAGTCGGTTTCCGGGGCACGGGCAAGACCAGCGTGGGCGAATTATTGGCCCGGGAAATAAAATGGAAGTTTGTCGATGCGGATCAGTATATCGAGAAACGCTACGGTTTTATGATTGCCGAACTGTTCGAGAAACAGGGCGAGTCGTTGTTTCGGATGCTGGAGTCTGATGTGATAAATGAGCTGTGCAAGCTGGATTCGCACGTCATTGCGGCCGGCGGCGGGGCGGTCCTGAAATATAAGAACGTTAAGAATCTCAAGCGCAATGGCATGGTTTTTCTTCTGGAGGCGGATTGCGACGTGGTTTACCAGCGGATTATGAAGGACGACAAGGCCGGCAAAACCAGGCCGCGGCTGACCAGGAAAAACATGTATGATGAGATAAAATCGCTCATGGAATTCCGGGTGCCATACTATAAGCAGGCAGCTGACTACACCATCAACACTACAAAGTCAAATCCCAAGGGCGTGGTTCATAATATCTGCGAGATTTTGAGAACCAAATCCATCATTCCGTATACAACCGATTAA
- a CDS encoding DUF2851 family protein: protein MGYPKIADVFTAFPRARQYRLLRDKVSGIPKPRNVLQCADKKREPELEKITEKFIYYLWAEQPLKGLTYRTSDDKEIRIVSSGLWNSSPGPDFTEARFYIGGKLYQGDVEMHLYSSDWYYHKHHLDNRYNNLVLHITLWDDAQKPIRLNNKKEVSQVILAPLLRDKLEDIDKLLELDVSINQGQYFTAPGRCHSLINRAIPQKTASFLEGAGESRMLRKMENLAGRLERFNNDYEEVLYQGIMGALGYRNNQLPFLQLAENVPYKRIKQIIKQYPVDKRPLVIQSALLNVAGLTPEIPDNFTEPARYYLKCLNEFADLSDGLKRIGLDWQIPGGRPANSPCRRIAGMSYLLTKEPSLLDGIIKIITNQPDIRKELIGLLSVPATGFWATHSTFDSKPFTKEYALIGKERADAIILNVVIPLVWLYSQSEKNNALQEAVLRLYRSYPKLMENYYTRFMKQRLFKSDPKLYLGAVNTASTQQGLIEIFTDFCKKGYEGCEHCGLLEWLKN, encoded by the coding sequence ATGGGATATCCGAAAATAGCCGATGTTTTCACGGCCTTTCCCAGGGCAAGGCAATATCGTTTATTAAGGGACAAGGTTTCAGGCATTCCCAAACCGCGCAATGTCCTGCAATGCGCTGATAAGAAACGGGAACCGGAATTGGAGAAGATAACCGAGAAATTCATTTACTACCTTTGGGCTGAACAGCCGCTTAAAGGGCTTACCTATCGGACTTCGGATGATAAAGAAATCAGGATAGTCTCTTCGGGACTGTGGAATTCCAGCCCGGGCCCTGATTTTACCGAGGCAAGGTTTTATATCGGCGGGAAATTATACCAGGGCGACGTGGAGATGCATCTCTATTCCTCGGACTGGTATTATCATAAGCATCACCTGGATAACCGCTATAATAATCTGGTTCTTCATATCACGCTTTGGGATGATGCGCAGAAGCCCATCAGGTTGAACAACAAGAAAGAAGTGTCCCAGGTTATCCTGGCGCCGCTCCTGCGGGATAAATTGGAGGATATTGACAAGCTTCTGGAACTTGATGTCTCAATAAATCAGGGACAGTATTTTACCGCACCGGGCCGGTGTCATTCATTGATTAACCGGGCAATTCCCCAAAAGACCGCTTCCTTCCTGGAAGGCGCCGGCGAGTCGCGAATGCTGCGCAAGATGGAAAATCTGGCCGGGCGATTAGAGAGATTTAATAACGACTACGAAGAGGTGTTATACCAGGGGATAATGGGCGCGTTGGGTTACCGGAATAATCAACTCCCGTTCCTGCAACTGGCTGAGAACGTGCCGTATAAGAGAATAAAGCAAATCATTAAACAGTATCCAGTGGATAAGAGACCGTTGGTTATTCAATCCGCATTGCTTAATGTTGCCGGGCTTACGCCGGAGATTCCGGATAATTTCACTGAGCCGGCAAGATATTATCTTAAATGCTTGAATGAGTTTGCCGATTTGTCAGATGGTTTAAAAAGAATAGGATTGGACTGGCAGATACCTGGTGGCCGGCCGGCTAATTCTCCATGTCGCCGGATAGCCGGAATGAGTTATCTCCTGACTAAAGAGCCGTCTCTACTTGACGGAATAATCAAGATTATAACCAATCAGCCAGACATCAGAAAAGAGTTGATTGGATTACTCTCTGTTCCGGCTACAGGCTTCTGGGCAACACATAGCACCTTTGATAGCAAGCCGTTTACCAAAGAATACGCCCTGATTGGCAAGGAGCGGGCGGATGCGATTATCCTGAACGTGGTTATCCCGCTGGTATGGCTCTATTCCCAATCCGAGAAGAATAACGCCTTACAGGAGGCGGTACTGCGACTCTATCGCTCGTATCCTAAGCTGATGGAGAATTATTACACCCGTTTTATGAAGCAGCGTCTTTTTAAGTCAGACCCGAAACTCTATTTAGGTGCGGTTAATACCGCTTCAACCCAGCAGGGTTTGATAGAGATATTTACTGACTTCTGCAAAAAAGGCTACGAGGGCTGTGAGCACTGTGGTCTGCTGGAATGGCTCAAGAACTAA
- a CDS encoding lysophospholipid acyltransferase family protein, with protein MNLQSWRRVPVPKGLIFWGEYFIFRWLAFFLTALPYEIATSLVINTVRFGYGLAGKYRNITIENIQLAKPPVVTTPDAAYQLARRTFEYFALSFVHMLYMDRLIHLSDKKHIRFENTEVIDRALKENRGVLLISGHLGNWEIGINELAKKGFPINLVAFQYVNPYLNNMMNRFRLRCKVNIIPTKGAIRHCEAALNRGEAVIMLIDQTGRDEGVDAEFFGRTAPAMWGPANLHLKTGAPLIPYGVHYDPVRSEHNQSHNIPSRSTPSRLDASNGADSEQDTRFRIHYTISVKEPVRFQPSGNKDEDIKQLTQLYLSEIEKIIRRAPEQWIWFHRRWKKYK; from the coding sequence ATGAACTTACAGAGTTGGCGCCGGGTGCCGGTCCCCAAGGGCCTGATATTTTGGGGCGAGTATTTTATCTTCCGCTGGCTGGCTTTCTTCCTGACCGCCCTGCCGTATGAAATTGCCACCTCGCTGGTCATAAATACAGTCAGATTCGGCTATGGCTTGGCCGGGAAATACCGGAATATAACAATTGAAAATATTCAACTGGCTAAACCTCCGGTAGTGACAACACCAGACGCGGCATACCAGTTGGCCCGAAGGACATTTGAATATTTCGCCCTGTCATTCGTACACATGCTCTATATGGACAGATTAATCCACCTTTCTGACAAGAAACACATCAGATTTGAGAACACCGAGGTAATAGACCGGGCTTTAAAAGAAAACCGCGGAGTACTCCTGATTTCCGGCCATCTGGGCAACTGGGAGATCGGCATAAACGAGCTGGCTAAAAAGGGCTTCCCGATAAACCTGGTGGCATTCCAATACGTCAATCCCTACTTAAACAACATGATGAACCGATTCCGCCTGCGCTGTAAAGTTAACATCATTCCGACCAAAGGCGCTATCAGGCACTGCGAAGCGGCGCTTAATAGAGGCGAGGCGGTAATTATGCTCATTGACCAAACCGGCCGTGACGAGGGCGTGGACGCGGAATTCTTCGGCCGAACCGCGCCGGCCATGTGGGGCCCGGCCAACCTGCATCTCAAAACCGGCGCGCCGCTAATCCCTTACGGCGTACACTATGACCCCGTTAGAAGCGAACACAACCAAAGCCATAATATTCCAAGTAGATCTACCCCATCGCGATTAGACGCTTCTAACGGGGCTGACAGCGAGCAGGATACCAGATTCCGGATTCACTACACCATCAGCGTCAAAGAGCCGGTCCGATTCCAGCCGAGCGGCAATAAGGATGAAGATATCAAACAACTAACCCAGCTATATCTTTCGGAGATAGAAAAGATAATCCGCCGGGCGCCGGAACAATGGATTTGGTTCCATAGGAGATGGAAAAAATACAAATAG